In a genomic window of Phyllostomus discolor isolate MPI-MPIP mPhyDis1 chromosome 5, mPhyDis1.pri.v3, whole genome shotgun sequence:
- the LOC114497994 gene encoding olfactory receptor 2A12-like — MQSLSKKNHSSVSEFLLLGFSSELHVRTALFTFFLLLYIITLLGNGLIITLIYLDSHLHTPMYFFLSILSLVDMSYVTTTVPQMLVNMVRPRRMISWGACVAQMFIFLVLGIAECVLYAVMAYDRYVAICFPLHYTLFMSRAICIKMVTVCWLISIAGALIYTVFTMRLPYCGPYKINHFFCEVPAVLKLACADTSFNDQLDFVLGFILLLVPLSLILASYVRIFASILRIRSSQGRFKSFSTCISHVTVVTMFYGPAMIMYMRPGSWFNPERDKKLALFYNVVSAFLNPIIYSLRNKDVKGAFLKVFGGRGKAQ; from the coding sequence ATGCAGAGCCTTAGCAAGAAGAATCACAGCTCTGTGTCTGAGTTCCTTCTCCTAGGCTTCTCCAGTGAGTTGCATGTCAGAACTGCCCTGttcacttttttcctccttctctacATCATCACCCTTCTGGGCAATGGACTCATCATCACCCTGATCTACCTGGATTCACACCTCCAcacacccatgtacttcttcctcagcaTCCTCTCCTTGGTGGACATGAGCTATGTCACCACCACTGTGCCCCAGATGTTGGTTAATATGGTGCGTCCAAGGAGGATGATCTCCTGGGGAGCTTGTGTAGCCCAGATGTTCATTTTCTTGGTCCTGGGCATTGCTGAGTGTGTACTCTATGCTGTTATGGCCTATGACAGGTATGTGGCCATTTGCTTCCCCCTCCACTATACCCTGTTCATGAGCCGTGCCATCTGTATCAAGATGGTCACAGTCTGTTGGCTCATTAGCATAGCTGGGGCTCTTATCTACACTGTCTTCACCATGCGTCTGCCTTATTGTGGTCCCTACAAGATAAACCACTTCTTCTGTGAGGTCCCTGCTGTCCTGAAGCTGGCCTGTGCAGACACCTCCTTCAATGACCAGTTGGATTTCGTCTTGGgtttcatccttcttttggtgCCACTGTCCCTTATTCTGGCCTCTTATGTCCGcatctttgcctccatcttgagGATCCGCTCATCCCAGGGGAGGTTCAAGTCCTTCTCCACCTGTATTTCCCATGTCACTGTGGTCACCATGTTCTATGGGCCGGCCATGATCATGTACATGAGACCTGGCTCCTGGTTCAACCCAGAGCGGGACAAGAAGTTAGCCCTGTTCTACAATGTTGTCTCTGCCTTCCTCAACCCCATCATCTACAGCCTCCGGAACAAGGATGTAAAGGGGGCCTTTCTGAAGGTATTTGGTGGCAGAGGGAAAGCTCAGTGA